The following nucleotide sequence is from cyanobacterium endosymbiont of Braarudosphaera bigelowii.
ATATCATCTCTTGAAAATATTGATAGTTAATCCTCTTTTCTTGACTTATTTTCGTGGAAGAATATATGGGCAAGAAAATATTCCTAAGGGGAAGTCAGTTATTATAGTAAGTAATCATTCTAGTTATTTTGATCCACCTCTTCTATCTTCATGTATAAACCGACCCGTAGCTTTTATGGCTAAAGAAGAATTATTTAAAGTTCCTGTGTTAGCACAAGCAATGCGTTTATATGGAGCTTATCCCGTCAAAAGAGAGACTGGTGATCGTGGTGCAATTAAATCAGCATTGAATGCACTAAGGGACGGTTGGTTAGTTGGTATTTTTATACAAGGAACTCGTACTTATGATGGGAATATTAATCATCCAAAATTAGGAGCAGCAATGATTGCCAGCAAAACTCAAACCCTCCTATTGCCTGTATCTTTATGGGGAACTAATAAAGTTTTAAGGAAAGGTTCTTATTTTCCTATGCCTGTACCTATAACTATCCGTATTGGAAAACCTATAAATCCACCCCAATCAAATAAGCGTCAAGAACTGAAAGAAGTTACTCAAGAATGTGCTACTCGAATTAACTATTTAAATAGTTTAGGGCGCTAATACTAGCTACTAGTATAGTCAATGTTCAATTTTTTTATTAAAGTGATAAATCTTATATTAGATCAATAATATTTGATGAGGAAAATCAATAAAAGCAATATGAGTCAAAATTTAAAGAAAGAAGAACTTAAACAATCTAATTTTACAGATGTTTACACAGTCCTAATTTAAAAATTAATTCTAT
It contains:
- a CDS encoding lysophospholipid acyltransferase family protein; this encodes MENNSFRKRESILSFILYHLLKILIVNPLFLTYFRGRIYGQENIPKGKSVIIVSNHSSYFDPPLLSSCINRPVAFMAKEELFKVPVLAQAMRLYGAYPVKRETGDRGAIKSALNALRDGWLVGIFIQGTRTYDGNINHPKLGAAMIASKTQTLLLPVSLWGTNKVLRKGSYFPMPVPITIRIGKPINPPQSNKRQELKEVTQECATRINYLNSLGR